The Candidatus Buchananbacteria bacterium CG10_big_fil_rev_8_21_14_0_10_42_9 genome segment TAAACTTAAAAGATATTGGTAGAATTACAATTAGAAAAATAAAGGCCAGCAAAGGTAATATTAGGGTGGCCTATGACGTTGAAAATTAATTTTACAAATGAGTCTAAAAGATACGTATGACAAAATAGCTGAGGATTGGTTTGCAGTACATAAAGTGGATAGCTGGTGGCATGAAGGCATAGATAAGTTTATCAGCTTAGTCGGCCAAGGGGGGACTGTGCTGGATGCCGGCTGCGGCGCCGCGGTAAAATCAAAATATTTGTCGCAAAATGGCATGAAAGTCACTGGTGTGGATTTTTCTGAAAAAATGATAGGCATTGCCAAGCGCGAAGTCCCGGCGGCTGAATTTTTAGTCGGCGATATAAAAGACTTAGATTTTTTGAACCAAAAATTTGACGGTATATTTGCTCAAGCCGTATTGCTGCATTTTCCAAAAGATGAAATTAGTGAAGTTTTAAATTCATTGCTTAGTAAGCTAAACCCTGGCGGCTATATTTATATTGCGGTAAAAGCTAAACGGTTGGATGGCCCATCAGAAACTACCATCACTCAAAATGATTTTGGCTATGAGTTTGAGAGATTCTTTAGCTTTTTTGCTTTAGAAGAAATAAAAGGCTTTGTATTAAAGGCAAATTTGAAAATAGTTTATGAAAACACCGAAGATACCGATATTGATGATTGGATTCAGTTAATAGCTCAAAAACTTGAATAATATGAAAAAGATATCATATTCGGACTTTGAAAAAGTTGATATTCGGATCGGCAAAATTATTGCCGTAGATGATTTTCCGGAGGCACGTAAGCCGGCGTATAAATTAAGCATTGATTTTGGAGAGGAGATAGGGGTTAAAAAATCTTCAGCTCAAATCACAACTCACTATACCAAAGAAGATCTTTTAAATAAGCAAGTTATTGCGGTTGTAAATTTTGAGCCCAAGCAAATTGGCCCATTTATCTCAGAAGTTTTAACTTTGGGTTTGCCTGACGAAAACGGGGAGGTCGTACTATTGCAGCCAACCCATGATGTTCTCATAGGCGGAAAAATGTTTTAAAGAATCGTTATCCTAGGCTCCGATGTTCATCCTGAGTAGGCATTAGCCTACGTGAGGATCTCAGGCATGCCCCTGGGAGGGATTGCTACGTCGCCTGTGGCTCCCTGCCTGCCGGCAGGCAGGCTCGCAATGACAAATAGAGAAAGAGCTGACGAGCCAAGCAGTTCGTTTTTTGATATACTATTGTTTGTAACCTTTTAGCCAATACCTCGTATAATTTTACAGAGGGTAATTAAGCAAAAGGTTATGTTAAAAAAAATAAAAGAGTTTTTACGGCCGGGGGTTTTGCAGCCTTTAAGCCATAAAACTTTGATAACCATTGGCTTAACATGGAGACAAGCGAACTACAAGCCATCCAGGAGTGCCAACAGGGAAAATTAGACTCGTTTGGCGCTTTATATGATTTGTATATTAAAAAAATTTACAATTTTATCTATTACAAAACTTTGCATAAAGAAACGGCTGAAGATTTAACCAGCAAAACTTTTATTAAGGCCTTAGATAAAATTGGCACTTTCAAAATTGATCAGGGAACTTTTTCAGCTTGGATTTACCAAATCGCCCGCAACAACGTAATTGATTATTACCGATCACAAAAACAAGAAATTGACATTGAGGACGTTTGGGATTTAAGCGCTAAACCATTTAAGGCAGAAGTAGAAGCTAAGATGGAATTAGAAAAAGTACAAAAGTATATTCAAGGCATCCCATCCGAGCAAAGGGAAATAATAATCTTACGCGTTTGGGAGGGGCTGTCGTATAAAGAAATTGCTGATATTGTCGGCAAAAATGAAAATAATTGCAAAGTTATATACTCAAGGGCAATGTCAAAATTACGTCAACAAATGCCGTTAAGCTTGTTACTAATATTCCTTTTAAACGTTTAATTATATGAAGTCAGAAATTAAAAATTTATTAGCTGAGCTTTACGAAATTGACCCGAAGCTAAAAAGTCATGAAAAAAAGTTAATTGTCCTAATTGAAGAATTGCTATCCAGCCGGCCGGCTGCGCAAATCGATGAGGCGTTTAAACGCCAATTAAGAAAAGAAGTACTAGCAAAGGCTAAAAAGCTTAGCGCTGACACCCAAGAAAATTTTATTACCAAATTTAT includes the following:
- a CDS encoding tRNA-binding protein, which translates into the protein MKKISYSDFEKVDIRIGKIIAVDDFPEARKPAYKLSIDFGEEIGVKKSSAQITTHYTKEDLLNKQVIAVVNFEPKQIGPFISEVLTLGLPDENGEVVLLQPTHDVLIGGKMF